The proteins below come from a single Rosa rugosa chromosome 2, drRosRugo1.1, whole genome shotgun sequence genomic window:
- the LOC133733236 gene encoding putative disease resistance protein At3g14460, which translates to MALEVVGGAFLSALLEEVFSKMYSREVKDFIQGKKLTEVLLKNLKITLLSVNAVLDDAEEKQISNSDVKMWLTELKEAIYDAEDLLNEIKTEALRRKVEAEFGSSTSKMFKKFSKKIFSPWFHAFEKAVDSQIEDIMVRLEFLAKQKDVLNLKADTRHRIPQTLPSTSLVEDFGLYGRDEDKETIIKLLLSDDSTSSKISVIPIVGMGGIGKTTLAQLVYNDSRVKQHFDLHAWVCVSEDFDIVRMTQTIYGSLTSQNCDITDLNMLQVRLKEALSGKKFFFVHDDVWSENYSHWDALRRPFESAAPGSKIIVTTRNTSVASMMGNLQTHHLTQISEEDCWLLFAKHAFKSGVNADPNLEEIGKQIVRKCKGLPLAAKSLGSLLCSESNIEEWENVLKHDIWQFSDKETTILPALWLSYHYLPRHLKRCFAYCSVFPKDFSFTKSKLVFLWMAEDLLQPKNMKTAEEVGEDYFDDLLSRSFFQHSQGDFDHQSVFTMHDLINDLAKFVSGDFCVRLEDSDSLDIASKVSKARHFSYMKTYGDGFEKFEALYDAKHLRTFLPLSQRNPITAQFQMSDKILLDLLPQLQCLRVLNLSGYNIRELPNSIGNLKQLKHLDMSFTSIEKLPEPVCTLYNLQALLLSYCRGLVQLPTNLERLINLRHLDIRGTKIEQMPPQMGKLKDLQTLSNFTIDKAAGYHDIVELKELQQLRGTLCISGLHNIVSVSDVLEANMRDKKYLNQLVLKWGGASDDSIKDREVLENLQPHTNLRELMIVSYEGTRFPDWLVHHSYSNLYSLQLLNCQNCYFLPPLGQLPSLRELEIIGLNGVVSIGPEFYGDATCVFKPFGALQVLKFENMREWQKWSYVGGNKGGGVFPNLHELRLRNCPKLTGRLPLDYFPKLKTLVVCRTNIYSLTFVQETTCEELQFLDYMYIYCPNFVCFPSGGLHAPNLTKIHIVRCKKLRSLPEEMHTLLPFLQSMEIKDCPELESFPEGGLPSKLKLLHIESCKKLIANRMQWGLQRLVSLEYLLVNFGDCEEVCSFPEEGLLPTTLTSLSISTLSGVKTMEGKGFRELASLQSLAIRRCPELQCLPDEGLPPSLSLLEIFYCPLLKQRYQRDKGEDWPKIAHIHHIMIDGEHI; encoded by the exons ATGGCTTTGGAGGTTGTGGGTGGAGCTTTTCTCTCTGCTTTGCTTGAGGAAGTATTTTCTAAGATGTATTCTCGGGAGGTCAAGGACTTCATCCAAGGGAAGAAACTCACCGAGGTTCTACTAAAGAACTTGAAGATAACATTATTGTCTGTAAATGCTGTTCTCGATGATGCAGAGGAGAAACAAATAAGTAATTCAGATGTGAAGATGTGGCTGACTGAGCTTAAAGAGGCAATCTATGATGCTGAAGACCTCTTGAATGAGATCAAGACAGAAGCGTTAAGGCGCAAGGTGGAAGCTGAATTTGGAAGTAGCACAAGCAAG ATGTTCAAGAAATTCTCCAAGAAGATCTTTTCTCCTTGGTTTCATGCTTTTGAGAAAGCAGTGGACTCCCAGATAGAGGACATTATGGTGAGACTAGAATtccttgcaaaacaaaaggatgTCCTCAATTTGAAAGCAGATACAAGACACAGAATACCACAAACTCTACCTTCAACTTCTTTGGTAGAAGACTTTGGTCTGTATGGGAGGGATGAGGACAAGGAGACGATCATTAAGTTATTGTTATCAGATGATTCGACAAGCAGTAAAATAAGTGTGATTCCCATTGTCGGCATGGGTGGGATTGGGAAGACAACTCTTGCTCAGCTTGTATACAATGATAGTAGAGTGAAGCAGCATTTTGACCTCCACGCGTGGGTTTGCGTTTCAGAAGATTTTGATATTGTTAGAATGACACAAACAATATACGGGTCACTCACTTCACAAAATTGTGATATCACAGACCTAAATATGCTTCAAGTTAGACTCAAGGAGGCTTTAAGTGGGAAGAAGTTCTTCTTTGTTCATGATGATGTTTGGAGCGAGAATTACAGTCACTGGGATGCCTTAAGGCGACCCTTTGAGTCTGCAGCACCTGGAAGTAAGATCATTGTCACAACACGCAACACAAGTGTTGCATCTATGATGGGTAATCTTCAAACTCACCATCTAACTCAAATATCTGAGGAGGATTGTTGGCTGTTGTTTGCAAAACATGCCTTCAAAAGTGGAGTTAATGCAGATCCAAATCTTGAAGAAATTGGAAAACAGATCGTCAGAAAGTGTAAAGGCCTGCCATTGGCTGCAAAATCACTTGGCAGTCTCTTATGCTCTGAATCAAATATTGAGGAATGGGAAAATGTGCTAAAACATGACATATGGCAGTTTTCAGATAAGGAGACTACCATTCTGCCAGCTCTATGGTTGAGCTACCATTATCTGCCTCGACATCTCAAACGTTGTTTTGCCTACTGCTCAGTATTTCCCAAAGATTTTTCTTTTACAAAATCAAAATTGGTTTTTCTTTGGATGGCTGAAGATCTCCTTCAACCCAAAAATATGAAAACTGCAGAAGAAGTTGGAGAGGACTACTTCGATGATCTCCTCTCAAGGTCATTTTTTCAGCACTCACAAGGGGACTTTGATCACCAATCTGTATTCACCATGCATGACCTTATCAATGATTTGGCAAAGTTTGTGTCTGGAGATTTTTGTGTTAGGCTGGAGGACAGTGACTCATTAGACATTGCGAGCAAGGTGAGCAAGGCTCGGCATTTTTCATACATGAAAACATATGGTGATGGCTTTGAGAAATTTGAGGCTTTGTATGATGCTAAGCATTTGCGCACTTTCCTACCATTATCCCAGAGGAATCCAATTACTGCACAGTTCCAAATGTCCGACAAGATACTGCTTGATCTGCTGCCTCAACTGCAATGTTTGAGAGTGCTTAATTTATCAGGGTACAATATCCGAGAGTTGCCTAATTCAATCGGCAATCTGAAACAGTTAAAGCACTTGGACATGTCTTTCACTTCAATAGAAAAGTTGCCTGAACCAGTATGTACGTTGTATAACTTACAAGCATTATTGCTGTCATATTGTCGAGGTCTTGTTCAGTTGCCAACCAACTTGGAGAGGTTAATTAACTTACGCCATCTTGATATCAGAGGTACAAAGATAGAACAGATGCCACCGCAAATGGGAAAGTTGAAAGATCTCCAAACATTAAGTAACTTTACGATAGACAAGGCTGCAGGGTATCATGATATAGTAGAGTTAAAGGAGCTACAGCAGTTGCGCGGAACTCTTTGTATTTCAGGACTTCATAATATTGTTAGTGTCTCTGATGTTTTGGAAGCCAATATGAGGGACAAGAAGTATCTGAATCAACTAGTTCTGAAATGGGGTGGTGCTAGTGACGATTCAATAAAAGATCGGGAAGTGCTGGAAAACCTCCAACCCCATACAAACCTGAGAGAACTCATGATTGTTTCTTATGAGGGTACAAGATTCCCGGATTGGTTAGTACATCATTCTTACTCTAATCTGTATTCTCTTCAACTTTTGAATTGTCAAAACTGTTACTTCTTGCCACCACTAGGACAGCTACCCTCCCTGAGAGAGCTTGAAATTATTGGATTGAATGGAGTGGTCTCAATAGGTCCTGAGTTTTATGGTGATGCTACTTGTGTATTTAAGCCATTTGGAGCTTTGCAAGTTCTGAAATTCGAAAATATGCGGGAGTGGCAGAAGTGGTCTTATGTTGGAGGTAACAAAGGAGGAGGAGTTTTTCCTAATCTTCATGAGCTTCGTCTGCGGAATTGTCCAAAGTTGACTGGGAGATTACCATTAGACTACTTTCCAAAGCTTAAAACACTTGTAGTGTGTCGGACTAACATATATTCCCTCACTTTTGTGCAAGAAACTACATGTGAGGAACTCCAATTCCTCGATTACATGTATATATACTGTCcaaattttgtttgtttcccCAGTGGAGGGCTGCATGCTCCCAACTTGACCAAGATACATATCGTTCGGTGCAAGAAACTGAGGTCCTTACCGGAAGAGATGCACACCCTTCTCCCATTTCTCCAGTCAATGGAGATAAAGGATTGTCCAGAATTGGAGTCATTTCCAGAAGGGGGATTGCCATCAAAGCTGAAATTACTTCACATTGAGTCATGCAAAAAGCTCATTGCAAACCGCATGCAGTGGGGGCTTCAAAGACTCGTGTCTCTCGAATACTTGCTAGTCAACTTTGGAGATTGTGAAGAAGTATGTTCATTTCCAGAGGAGGGCCTGCTACCTACCACTCTTACTTcgctctccatctccactctGTCTGGCGTTAAAACAATGGAAGGCAAAGGTTTTAGAGAGCTCGCCTCTCTTCAAAGCTTGGCAATTCGGAGATGCCCTGAGCTGCAATGCTTGCCAGACGAAGGACTCCCCCCTTCTCTATCTCTTCTAGAGATCTTCTACTGTCCTTTACTAAAACAGCGGTACCAAAGAGATAAAGGGGAGGACTGGCCCAAGATTGCTCACATTCATCACATAATGATTGATGGGGAACATATATAA
- the LOC133733237 gene encoding large ribosomal subunit protein uL1: MSKLQSDTLREAISIIMVASKEKNRKFTETIELQIGLKNYDPQKDKRFSGSVKLPHIPRPKMKVCMLGDAQHVEEAQKIGLEYMDVEALKKLNKNKKLVKKLAKKYHAFLASEAVIKQIPRLLGPGLNKAGKFPTLVSHQESLESKISETKATIKFQLKKVLCMGVAVGNVSMEEKQIFQNVQLSVNFLVSLLKKNWQNVKCLNLKTTMGKPYRIY, encoded by the exons ATGAG TAAGCTTCAGAGTGATACTCTCAGGGAGGCTATTTCTATCATCATGGTCGCTTCCAAGGAAAAGAATCGTAAGTTCACAGAAACTATAGAACTTCAGATTGGGCTGAAAAATTATGATCCCCAAAAGGACAAGCGTTTCAGTGGTTCCGTTAAGTTGCCACACATTCCTCGTCCAAAGATGAAGGTCTGCATGCTTGGAGATGCTCAGCATGTTGAAGAG GCTCAGAAGATCGGTTTGGAGTACATGGATGTAGAAGCGCTGAAGAAgttaaacaagaacaagaaattGGTTAAGAAACTGGCTAAGAAGTACCATGCCTTTTTAGCATCAGAAGCTGTTATCAAGCAGATTCCCCGTCTTTTGGGTCCTGGTCTCAACAAGGCAG GAAAGTTCCCAACCCTTGTTTCTCACCAAGAATCCCTAGAGTCTAAAATTTCTGAGACCAAAGCAACAATTAAGTTCCAATTGAAGAAGGTTCTTTGCATGGGAGTTGCTGTAGGGAATGTCTCAATGGAGGAGAAGCAAATCTTCCAAAATGTGCAATTGAGTGTGAACTTCCTTGTTTCActattgaaaaaaaattggCAAAAT GTAAAGTGCTTGAACCTGAAGACCACTATGGGGAAGCCATATCGCATTTATTAG